A segment of the Thermocrinis sp. genome:
AACGTGTGCGTATATCAGTGCGATTTTTGCGCCTTTGGGGTGAAAAAGTCTGACCATAGGGCATATGAGATGAGCATGGAAGAAATACTTAAAAAAGTGGAGCAGACTTATCTACAAGGGGGAAGGGAAGTACACATAGTGGGTGGTGTGCCACCTCATTGGAAAGTGGAAGATTATATTTTTGTTGTCAAGAAGATAAAAGAGAACTTCCCAGATATCGTGGTAAAGGCTTGGACTGCGGTAGAGATACATCATATGGCAAAAGTCTCAAAGAAAAGCTACGAGGATATTCTCCTTGAGCTAAAGGAAGCTGGGCTTTCTGCCATTCCTGGCGGAGGTGCGGAGATCTTCTCCGAAAGGGTAAGAAAGATAATAGCTCCATACAAAGCCAATGCGGAGGAATACTTGGAAATTCACAGGACAGCCCACAAGCTTGGAATACCATCCAACGCCACCATGCTCTACGGTCATGTAGAAACCTACGAGGAGAGGGTGGAGCACATGCTAAAGCTTAGGGAGCTTCAGGACGAAACGGGGGGCTTTCAGGTCTTCATTCCATTGGCTTACTGGCCTGAAGGCACAAGGCTCGGAGGAAAGCGCACCTCATCAGTGGATGACCTAAAAACCATAGCCATATCCAGGCTATTTTTAGACAACTTCCCTCACATAAAGGCCTATTGGATAACCTTGGGAGAAAGAGTAACCCAGATAGCTC
Coding sequences within it:
- the mqnE gene encoding aminofutalosine synthase MqnE — translated: MELEVLIRNQKDRKLKEIGQKVLDGTRLSAEDAIELFYSNHLAYIGALAEWVNRKKNGMFAYFIVNRQINPTNVCVYQCDFCAFGVKKSDHRAYEMSMEEILKKVEQTYLQGGREVHIVGGVPPHWKVEDYIFVVKKIKENFPDIVVKAWTAVEIHHMAKVSKKSYEDILLELKEAGLSAIPGGGAEIFSERVRKIIAPYKANAEEYLEIHRTAHKLGIPSNATMLYGHVETYEERVEHMLKLRELQDETGGFQVFIPLAYWPEGTRLGGKRTSSVDDLKTIAISRLFLDNFPHIKAYWITLGERVTQIALNMGADDVDGTIEEEKIVHAAGTQSPYKQSKEKLIKLIKDAGKIPVERDTFYNVIAIYS